Proteins encoded in a region of the Cydia pomonella isolate Wapato2018A chromosome 3, ilCydPomo1, whole genome shotgun sequence genome:
- the LOC133516666 gene encoding uncharacterized protein LOC133516666: MSSEQELKKLNYKRGVIKSKLNAFQKFVSNVAAEPQLSDLQLAELQLRFDNTEPLYDEFDALQTDIEILSASASGGDIGEEWALFEKTYFASMSSAQVLIEKYSRRNFPINESEVSSANTVVRAHNSDFMKLQKINSLEIPSYSNTDIPSSWESDSIKSEQNVCEEQPLKTDPDEQFKLSMQFKESPAVLGHSFQRTSAAFLSIERCLESNPDRGSIVDLPEMAEQSHVVNQQPENTFTRSPPFHGDGKLICVGGRLSNFSYNYEPSHPVLLSLIFKFYNSAFLRGDLVKISSQNSTISASVCLATEAAHLLLYSDFNKNAYIAALRRFIAHSFIQTILSDNASTSSQEKSWTAFWLS; this comes from the exons ATGTCTTCTGAACAAGAATTGAAAAAACTTAACTACAAGCGTGGGGTTATTAAAAGCAAACTTAATGCCTTTCAGAAGTTCGTTTCGAATGTAGCAGCCGAGCCGCAATTGAGTGATTTGCAGCTTGCCGAGTTACAGTTAAGATTTGACAATACAGAGCCTTTATACGATGAATTTGATGCATTACAGACAGACATCGAGATTTTGTCTGCGTCTGCAAGCGGAGGGGATATCGGAGAGGAGTGGGCTCTCTTCGAGAAGACCTACTTCGCGAGCATGTCGTCTGCGCAAGTGCTGATTGAAAAGTATTCGAGGCGTAATTTTCCCATCAATGAGTCGGAGGTAAGCTCTGCTAATACCGTTGTCAGGGCACACAATTCAGACTTcatgaaattacaaaaaatcaATTCACTTGAAATACCGTCATATTCAAATACTGACATCCCGAGTTCATGGGAGTCAGATTCAATTAAGTCAGAACAAAACGTTTGTGAGGAGCAGCCTTTAAAGACTGATCCTGACGAGCAATTCAAACTATCCATGCAGTTCAAGGAGTCGCCTGCGGTTCTGGGGCACTCATTTCAGCGTACTTCAGCTGCGTTTCTTTCAATAGAGCGTTGCTTAGAAAGCAATCCAGATAGGGGATCCATCGTTGATTTGCCAGAAATGGCAGAGCAATCTCATGTTGTCAATCAACAACCAGAAAACACATTCACACGGTCTCCTCCGTTTCACGGTGATGGCAAACTCATTTGTGTGGGGGGAAGACTGAGCAACTTCAGCTACAATTATGAGCCCAGTCATCCAGTGTTGCTCagtttaatattcaagttttataACAGCGCGTTCTTGCGTGGTGATCTGGTCAAGATATCCAGCCAAAACAGTACTATTTCAGCATCTGTGTGTCTTGCAACGGAAGCAGCGCACCTCTTACTTTATtcagattttaataaaaatgcttataTTGCAGCCTTGCGCCGATTCATTGCGCATTCATTCATTCAGACAATATTGTCTGATAATGCATCAACGTCATCGCAG GAGAAATCTTGGACGGCGTTCTGGTTGTCGTGA